A section of the Streptomyces sp. Je 1-369 genome encodes:
- a CDS encoding CoA-transferase subunit beta, with product MTRPSTGTATATRAEYCVIACAETWRGDGEIVASPMGTVPSIAARVAKLTFSPDLLLTDGEALLIGDVPAVGAASAVTEGWLPYRKHLTMVMGGKRHVMMGASQLDRFGNQNISCIGDWTRPTRQLLGVRGAPVNTLNNPVSYWIPRHSTRVFVEKVDMISGVGYDSAAAAGPSATRFHDLRRVVSDLGVLDFGAPGHAMRLVSLHPGVTLDQIREATGFALSVPDVGVPYTREPTAEELRLIRDVVDPRGLRDREVRHP from the coding sequence ATGACACGGCCCTCCACCGGCACCGCCACCGCCACCCGCGCCGAGTACTGCGTGATCGCCTGCGCCGAGACCTGGCGGGGCGACGGCGAGATCGTCGCCTCCCCCATGGGCACGGTCCCGTCGATCGCGGCCCGCGTCGCCAAGCTGACCTTCTCCCCCGACCTGCTGCTCACGGACGGCGAGGCCCTGCTCATCGGCGACGTCCCCGCGGTCGGCGCGGCGTCGGCGGTCACCGAGGGATGGCTGCCGTACCGCAAGCACCTGACGATGGTCATGGGCGGCAAGCGGCACGTGATGATGGGCGCCAGCCAGCTCGACCGCTTCGGCAACCAGAACATCTCCTGCATCGGCGACTGGACCCGCCCCACGCGCCAGCTGCTCGGCGTGCGCGGCGCCCCCGTCAACACGCTCAACAACCCGGTGAGTTACTGGATCCCCAGACACTCCACGCGCGTGTTCGTCGAGAAGGTCGACATGATCAGCGGTGTCGGGTACGACAGCGCGGCCGCCGCCGGTCCTTCCGCGACCCGCTTCCACGACCTGCGCCGCGTCGTCTCCGACCTCGGCGTCCTCGACTTCGGGGCGCCCGGCCACGCGATGCGCCTGGTGTCCCTGCACCCGGGCGTGACCCTCGACCAGATTCGTGAGGCCACCGGCTTCGCCCTGTCCGTGCCGGACGTCGGCGTCCCGTACACCCGTGAGCCGACCGCCGAGGAGCTGCGGCTGATCCGTGACGTCGTGGATCCGCGGGGCCTGCGCGACCGCGAGGTGCGCCACCCGTGA
- a CDS encoding enoyl-CoA hydratase family protein, protein MSVSTSAPDKGIAVVTVDYPPVNALPVQGWFDLADAVRAAGRDPGTRCVVLAAEGRGFNAGVDIKEMQRDTGHTALIGANRGCYEAFSAVYECEVPVVAAVHGFCLGGGIGLVGNADAIVASEDATFGLPELDRGALGAATHLSRLVPQHLMRALYYTSRTATAADLHAHGSVWQVVPRAQLRDAALELAREIARKDGTLLRHAKAAINGIDPVDVHRSYRFEQGFTFEANLSGLADRIRDDFGQQGQREQQEEGGA, encoded by the coding sequence ATGTCTGTCTCCACCTCCGCCCCGGACAAGGGCATCGCCGTCGTCACCGTCGACTACCCGCCCGTGAACGCCCTGCCGGTGCAGGGGTGGTTCGACCTGGCGGACGCGGTCCGTGCCGCGGGCCGCGACCCCGGGACACGCTGCGTCGTGCTCGCCGCCGAGGGCCGGGGGTTCAACGCGGGCGTGGACATCAAGGAGATGCAGCGCGACACCGGTCACACGGCGCTGATCGGCGCCAACCGGGGGTGCTACGAAGCGTTTTCGGCGGTGTACGAGTGCGAGGTGCCCGTCGTGGCGGCCGTGCACGGCTTCTGCCTGGGCGGCGGGATCGGCCTGGTGGGGAACGCGGACGCGATCGTGGCGAGCGAGGACGCCACGTTCGGCCTGCCCGAGCTGGACCGGGGCGCGCTCGGCGCGGCCACACACCTGTCCCGCCTCGTCCCGCAGCACCTGATGCGCGCCCTGTACTACACCTCGCGGACCGCCACCGCCGCCGACCTGCACGCGCACGGCTCCGTCTGGCAGGTCGTCCCCCGCGCGCAACTGCGCGACGCCGCACTGGAACTGGCGCGCGAGATCGCCCGCAAGGACGGCACGCTGCTGCGCCACGCGAAGGCCGCGATCAACGGCATCGACCCCGTCGACGTGCACCGCAGCTACCGGTTCGAGCAGGGCTTCACCTTCGAGGCCAACCTCAGCGGCCTCGCCGACCGCATCCGCGACGACTTCGGGCAGCAAGGGCAACGGGAGCAGCAAGAGGAGGGCGGGGCGTGA
- a CDS encoding CoA transferase subunit A, translating into MTPDEIVGRLHSGMTLGIGGWGSRRKPMALVRALLRSDVTDLTVVSYGGPDIGLLAAAGRIRKLVAAFTTLDSIPLEPHFRAARERGSFELVELDEAMFMQGLTAGAQRLPFLPIRAGLGSDVLRVNPNLRTVTSPYEDGEELVAVPALRMDAALVHLNRADRFGNGQYLGPDPYFDDLFCEASETAYVSCERIVDSAELTAHAAPQTMLVSRHTVTGVTETPGGAHFTSCVPDYGRDEPFQKAYATAAADPDAWDAFRTRFLTEPGTEQDYRLAVRAWHKEQR; encoded by the coding sequence ATGACTCCCGACGAAATCGTGGGGCGCCTGCACAGCGGCATGACGCTCGGCATCGGAGGCTGGGGCTCGCGCCGCAAGCCGATGGCGCTGGTGCGCGCGCTGCTGCGGTCCGACGTCACGGACCTGACCGTCGTCTCGTACGGCGGCCCGGACATCGGCCTGCTCGCCGCGGCCGGCCGGATCCGCAAGCTGGTCGCCGCCTTCACGACCCTCGACTCGATCCCTCTGGAGCCCCATTTCAGGGCGGCACGCGAGCGTGGCTCCTTCGAACTCGTCGAACTGGACGAGGCGATGTTCATGCAGGGCCTCACCGCGGGCGCCCAGCGGCTGCCGTTCCTGCCGATCCGCGCGGGGCTCGGCTCCGATGTCCTGCGCGTCAACCCGAACCTGCGCACGGTCACTTCGCCGTACGAGGACGGGGAGGAGCTCGTCGCCGTGCCCGCCCTGCGCATGGACGCGGCTCTGGTCCACCTGAACCGCGCGGACCGCTTCGGCAACGGGCAGTACCTGGGCCCCGACCCGTACTTCGACGACCTGTTCTGCGAGGCCTCCGAGACCGCCTACGTCTCCTGTGAACGCATCGTCGACTCCGCCGAGCTCACCGCCCACGCGGCGCCCCAGACGATGCTGGTGTCCCGGCACACGGTGACGGGCGTGACCGAGACGCCGGGCGGCGCGCACTTCACGTCCTGCGTGCCGGACTACGGCCGCGACGAGCCGTTTCAGAAGGCGTACGCGACGGCGGCGGCCGACCCGGACGCCTGGGACGCCTTCCGGACCCGCTTCCTCACCGAGCCAGGCACCGAGCAGGACTACCGACTGGCCGTCCGGGCCTGGCACAAGGAGCAGCGATGA
- a CDS encoding SDR family oxidoreductase: MTDTRQVVVVTGGTRGVGAGIARSFLVAGARVVICARRPPDAPVEAAGGTAEFRPLDLRDAAAAGVFFAEVAAEYGRVDCLVNNAGGTPFGLLAASSPARHAKIIELNLLAPLHASLNAYELMRHQETGGSITMIGSVSGTRPSPGSAAYGAAKAGLENLAGTMAVEWAPAVRVNTVVLGLARTESAALHYGDEEGVAEVARTVPLGRLADPSDVGDACVFLASDRARYISGAALHLHGGGERPAFLAAASVNH, encoded by the coding sequence ATGACTGACACACGACAGGTGGTCGTCGTGACCGGCGGCACCCGCGGCGTCGGTGCCGGAATCGCCCGAAGCTTCCTGGTCGCCGGGGCGCGCGTCGTCATCTGCGCCCGCAGACCACCGGACGCGCCCGTCGAAGCGGCGGGCGGGACCGCCGAGTTCAGACCGCTCGATCTGCGCGACGCGGCGGCGGCCGGTGTCTTCTTCGCCGAAGTGGCTGCGGAGTACGGGAGGGTGGACTGTCTGGTGAACAACGCGGGCGGCACGCCGTTCGGGCTGCTCGCCGCATCCTCGCCGGCCCGCCACGCGAAGATCATCGAGCTGAACCTGCTCGCCCCGCTCCACGCTTCGCTGAACGCTTACGAACTGATGCGACATCAGGAGACCGGCGGCAGCATCACCATGATCGGCAGCGTCAGCGGGACCCGCCCCTCGCCCGGCAGTGCGGCGTACGGCGCGGCCAAGGCGGGCCTGGAGAACCTCGCGGGGACCATGGCGGTCGAGTGGGCGCCCGCCGTACGCGTCAACACGGTGGTCCTCGGCCTCGCCCGCACGGAGAGCGCGGCGCTCCACTACGGCGACGAGGAGGGCGTCGCCGAGGTCGCCCGGACCGTCCCGCTGGGCCGCCTGGCCGACCCGTCCGACGTCGGCGACGCCTGCGTCTTCCTCGCCTCCGACCGGGCCCGGTACATCAGCGGTGCCGCGCTCCACCTGCACGGCGGCGGCGAACGTCCCGCGTTCCTGGCGGCGGCGTCCGTCAACCACTGA
- a CDS encoding acyl-CoA dehydrogenase family protein produces the protein MDLDFTAGEQEFRQRARAWLAAHVPAAPLPSLETGEGFAAHREWERTLAADRWSVVSWPEEYGGQGVDIVKWLVFEEEYYAAGAPGRVSQNGISLLAPTLFDFGTEEQRARVLPAMATGEVIWAQAWSEPESGSDLASLRSTARRTDGGWLISGQKAWSSRAAFADRAFGLFRSEPPGTHPGKPHRGLIYLMFPLDADGVTVRPVGRLDGKPAFAELFLDDVFVPDEDVIGEPGQGWRIAMSTTGNERGLTLRSPGRFLTAADRLARQWHARTDPADPDGTALRDRVADAVIGARAYELFTWANASRFAAGETIGAESSLNKVFWSEYDIALHETALDLLGPDGELLDGSPTEGPDWAEGYVFSLAGPIYAGTNEIQRDIIAERLLGLPKGRR, from the coding sequence ATGGACCTGGACTTCACCGCCGGGGAGCAGGAGTTCAGGCAGCGGGCGCGCGCGTGGCTCGCCGCGCATGTGCCGGCCGCGCCGCTGCCCTCGCTGGAGACCGGGGAGGGCTTCGCGGCGCACCGGGAGTGGGAGCGCACGCTCGCGGCCGACCGCTGGTCGGTGGTGTCGTGGCCGGAGGAGTACGGCGGGCAGGGCGTCGACATCGTCAAGTGGCTGGTGTTCGAGGAGGAGTACTACGCGGCGGGTGCACCCGGCAGGGTCTCCCAGAACGGCATCAGCCTCCTCGCGCCCACCCTCTTCGACTTCGGCACCGAGGAGCAGCGTGCGCGGGTGCTGCCCGCGATGGCGACGGGGGAGGTGATCTGGGCGCAGGCCTGGTCGGAGCCCGAGTCTGGCTCCGACCTCGCGTCTCTGCGCTCCACCGCCCGCCGTACGGACGGAGGGTGGCTGATCAGCGGCCAGAAGGCGTGGTCGTCGCGGGCCGCGTTCGCCGACCGCGCGTTCGGCCTGTTCCGCAGCGAGCCGCCCGGAACGCACCCCGGCAAGCCGCACCGTGGCCTGATCTACCTGATGTTCCCGCTCGACGCGGACGGGGTGACGGTCCGTCCCGTCGGCCGCTTGGACGGCAAGCCCGCGTTCGCCGAGCTCTTCCTGGACGACGTCTTCGTGCCGGACGAGGACGTGATCGGCGAGCCGGGGCAGGGCTGGCGGATCGCCATGTCGACCACGGGCAACGAGCGGGGCCTGACGCTGCGCTCCCCCGGCCGCTTCCTCACCGCCGCGGACCGGCTGGCCCGGCAGTGGCACGCGCGGACCGATCCGGCCGACCCGGACGGCACGGCGCTGCGCGACCGGGTCGCCGACGCCGTCATAGGGGCGCGGGCATACGAGCTGTTCACCTGGGCGAACGCCTCGCGGTTCGCGGCGGGCGAGACGATCGGCGCCGAGTCCAGCCTCAACAAGGTCTTCTGGTCGGAGTACGACATCGCGCTGCACGAGACGGCGCTCGATCTGCTCGGCCCCGACGGCGAGTTGCTCGACGGGTCGCCCACGGAGGGCCCCGACTGGGCGGAGGGGTACGTGTTCTCGCTCGCCGGTCCCATCTACGCCGGTACGAACGAGATCCAGCGGGACATCATCGCCGAGCGGCTGCTCGGCCTGCCGAAGGGACGCCGCTGA
- a CDS encoding acetyl-CoA C-acetyltransferase, which yields MAEAYIVEAVRTPVGRRKGGLSQVHPADLGAHVLRALVERTGVDPAAVEDVVFGCLDTVGPQAGDIARTSWLAAGLPEEVPGVTIDRQCGSSQQAVHFAVQGVLSGTQDLVVAGGTQNMSMIPIAFASRRAAEPLGLTQGPYAGSEGWRARYGDRPVNQFHGAQLIAEKWGISRRAMEEFALRSHRRAVRAIDEGRFDRETVPYGDVTCDEGPRRDTSLEKMAGLEPVLDDGTITAACSSQVSDGAAAMLIASERAVREHGLTPRARVHHLSVRGEDPIRMLSAPIPATAHALKKTGMTIADIDLVEINEAFAPVALAWLQETGADPEKVNVNGGAIALGHPLGATGVKLMTTLLHELERTGGRFGLQTMCEGGGQANVTIIERL from the coding sequence ATGGCCGAGGCCTACATCGTCGAAGCGGTCCGCACGCCCGTCGGCAGGCGCAAGGGCGGGCTCTCCCAGGTCCACCCCGCCGACCTGGGAGCCCATGTCCTGCGCGCGCTCGTCGAGCGCACCGGCGTCGACCCCGCCGCCGTCGAGGACGTCGTCTTCGGCTGCCTCGACACGGTCGGACCGCAGGCCGGCGACATCGCCCGCACCAGCTGGCTGGCGGCCGGACTCCCCGAAGAAGTGCCCGGCGTCACGATCGACCGGCAGTGCGGATCGTCCCAGCAGGCCGTGCACTTCGCCGTGCAGGGCGTCCTGTCCGGCACCCAGGACCTCGTCGTCGCGGGCGGCACCCAGAACATGTCGATGATCCCCATCGCCTTCGCCTCCCGGCGGGCCGCCGAGCCCCTCGGCCTCACCCAGGGCCCCTACGCGGGCAGCGAAGGCTGGCGCGCCCGCTACGGCGACCGGCCCGTGAACCAGTTCCACGGCGCCCAGTTGATCGCCGAGAAGTGGGGGATATCCCGCCGCGCCATGGAGGAGTTCGCGCTCCGCTCGCACCGGCGTGCCGTCCGCGCCATCGACGAGGGCCGCTTCGACCGCGAAACCGTTCCCTACGGAGACGTCACCTGCGACGAGGGCCCACGGCGCGACACGTCCCTGGAGAAGATGGCGGGCCTCGAGCCCGTCCTCGACGACGGCACGATCACCGCGGCCTGCTCCTCGCAGGTCTCCGACGGCGCCGCTGCGATGCTCATCGCGAGCGAACGGGCCGTGCGGGAACACGGATTGACGCCCCGCGCCCGCGTCCACCACCTCTCCGTGCGCGGCGAGGACCCCATCCGCATGCTCTCCGCGCCCATCCCCGCCACCGCGCACGCCCTGAAGAAGACCGGCATGACCATCGCCGACATCGACCTCGTGGAGATCAACGAGGCGTTCGCACCCGTCGCCCTCGCCTGGCTCCAGGAGACCGGCGCCGACCCGGAGAAGGTCAACGTCAACGGCGGCGCGATCGCCCTCGGCCACCCCCTCGGCGCCACCGGCGTCAAACTCATGACGACCCTCCTGCACGAACTGGAGCGCACCGGCGGCCGGTTCGGCCTCCAGACCATGTGCGAAGGCGGCGGCCAGGCCAACGTGACCATCATCGAACGCCTGTGA
- a CDS encoding response regulator, whose amino-acid sequence MNEAAKLIDALSGLAWPFFAAVIAWRLLPLIEKIVQRGAFTVKYGEYELTVQEVSDKLVETTADIQERLAEVHAPSGDPRPLHEPGGPDEPPSRVLRRVLWVDDRPANNAYEVAQLNALGVHVVQAASTREGAATLFRAAQPFDAVISDMGRDEPTGYNPDAGMDLLHELRTAGETTPFFVYATRRGLTRKAEILAAGGNGVTTSPGGLFDLLRGVGPFPGAGGGAGAERTS is encoded by the coding sequence GTGAACGAGGCGGCAAAGCTGATCGACGCCCTGTCCGGGCTCGCCTGGCCGTTCTTCGCGGCGGTGATCGCCTGGCGGCTGCTCCCGCTGATCGAGAAGATCGTGCAGCGAGGGGCCTTCACGGTCAAGTACGGGGAGTACGAGCTGACGGTCCAGGAGGTCTCCGACAAGCTCGTCGAGACCACCGCCGACATCCAGGAGCGCCTCGCCGAAGTGCACGCTCCGTCCGGGGACCCACGGCCTCTCCACGAGCCGGGCGGGCCGGACGAACCTCCGTCCCGCGTGCTGCGGCGGGTTCTCTGGGTGGACGACAGGCCCGCGAACAACGCCTACGAAGTGGCCCAGTTGAACGCCCTGGGTGTGCACGTCGTGCAGGCCGCCTCCACGCGCGAGGGCGCCGCGACCCTGTTCCGCGCGGCACAGCCCTTCGACGCCGTCATCTCGGACATGGGCCGCGACGAGCCCACCGGATACAACCCGGACGCGGGCATGGACCTCCTGCACGAGCTCCGCACCGCAGGCGAGACGACTCCGTTCTTCGTCTACGCCACCCGCAGGGGGCTGACGCGCAAGGCCGAGATCCTCGCGGCGGGCGGCAACGGCGTCACCACGTCGCCCGGCGGGCTCTTCGATCTGCTGCGCGGCGTCGGACCGTTCCCCGGCGCGGGCGGCGGCGCAGGCGCGGAACGAACGAGCTGA
- a CDS encoding type 1 glutamine amidotransferase translates to MPARTVLILQHVEVEKPGLILDALDGSGLDVDVRMLLDVPGASADDLPDVDDLAGLVVMGGPMNADDLSGHPALKLERDLLVDAVRAGVPTLGVCLGAQLLARALGLSVRTGAELGHDSEIGWSPLRDVDRDDPVLGPLADAPAVLHWHGDRIVPGPGGQVLARTDTTDCQAFRAGPAAWGLQFHLEVTPGLLDDWLAEPSFATEATEALGPHAVDRLRSAARAAAPALRPLADRSLAHLRSLFLARAGL, encoded by the coding sequence ATGCCCGCCCGCACCGTCCTCATCCTCCAGCACGTCGAGGTCGAGAAGCCCGGCCTCATCCTGGACGCGCTGGACGGCAGCGGTCTCGACGTCGACGTACGGATGCTCCTCGACGTTCCCGGGGCGTCGGCGGACGATCTGCCGGACGTCGACGACCTTGCGGGCCTGGTCGTCATGGGCGGCCCCATGAACGCCGACGATCTGTCGGGCCACCCGGCGCTGAAGCTGGAACGGGACCTGCTGGTCGACGCGGTACGCGCCGGGGTTCCGACGCTGGGCGTGTGCCTCGGGGCCCAGCTCCTCGCCCGCGCCCTCGGCCTGTCCGTCAGGACCGGCGCCGAGCTCGGCCACGACAGTGAGATCGGCTGGTCCCCGCTGCGCGACGTCGACCGCGACGACCCCGTCCTCGGCCCGCTGGCCGACGCGCCCGCCGTGCTCCACTGGCACGGGGACCGTATCGTGCCAGGCCCCGGGGGCCAGGTGCTCGCCCGCACCGACACCACCGACTGCCAGGCGTTCCGGGCCGGACCCGCGGCATGGGGGCTCCAGTTCCACCTGGAGGTCACGCCCGGCCTCCTGGACGACTGGCTCGCCGAGCCGTCCTTCGCCACCGAGGCGACGGAGGCGCTCGGCCCCCACGCCGTCGACCGCCTGCGTTCCGCCGCCCGCGCCGCCGCCCCGGCCCTGCGTCCCCTGGCGGACCGCAGCCTGGCCCACCTGCGGAGCCTCTTCCTGGCCCGCGCGGGCCTCTAG
- a CDS encoding NAD(P)H-dependent flavin oxidoreductase, which yields MKTPLTELAGVRHPIVQTGMGWVAGPRLVSATANAGALGILASATMSVDELRAAVREVKSRTTAPFGVNLRADAGDARDRVRVIVDEGVRVASFALAPSQELIAELKDAGVVVVPSIGARRHAEKVAAWGADAVIVQGGEGGGHTGEVATTVLLPQVVDAVDIPVIAAGGFYDGRGLVAALAYGAAGVAMGTRFLLTSDSTVPDAVKARYLAASVKDVTVTTRVDGLPHRMLRTELVAGLEKSGRVASLTRAVRHAAAFRKLSGMGWRRMARDGLAMRHGKELSWSQVLLAANTPMMLRSAMVDGRPEAGVMASGQVTGLIDDLPSCAELVERVMEEAAKTLDRLAADSVTPGFSPPDD from the coding sequence CTGAAGACGCCACTGACGGAACTGGCCGGCGTACGGCACCCGATCGTCCAGACCGGCATGGGCTGGGTGGCGGGCCCCCGCCTGGTCTCCGCGACGGCGAACGCCGGGGCACTCGGCATCCTGGCCTCCGCGACGATGTCGGTCGACGAGCTGCGGGCGGCCGTCCGCGAGGTCAAGTCCCGTACGACAGCGCCCTTCGGGGTCAATCTGCGGGCCGACGCGGGTGATGCGCGGGACCGTGTCCGGGTCATCGTCGACGAAGGGGTGCGGGTCGCGTCGTTCGCCCTCGCGCCCTCCCAGGAGCTGATCGCCGAGCTCAAGGACGCGGGCGTGGTGGTCGTCCCGTCGATCGGCGCGCGACGGCACGCCGAGAAGGTCGCCGCGTGGGGCGCGGACGCGGTGATCGTGCAGGGCGGCGAGGGCGGCGGCCACACGGGCGAGGTCGCCACGACGGTGCTGCTCCCGCAGGTCGTCGACGCGGTGGACATCCCCGTGATCGCGGCGGGCGGTTTCTACGACGGCCGTGGCCTGGTCGCCGCCCTGGCCTACGGCGCGGCGGGCGTGGCCATGGGCACCCGCTTCCTGCTCACCTCGGACTCGACGGTGCCGGACGCGGTCAAGGCCCGCTACCTCGCGGCCTCCGTCAAGGACGTCACGGTCACCACGCGCGTGGACGGTCTCCCGCACCGGATGCTGCGCACGGAGCTGGTGGCGGGCCTGGAGAAGTCGGGCAGGGTCGCCTCGCTGACGCGCGCGGTACGGCACGCGGCGGCGTTCCGGAAGCTCTCCGGCATGGGCTGGCGCCGGATGGCGCGCGACGGCCTCGCGATGCGGCACGGCAAGGAACTGTCGTGGAGCCAGGTGCTCCTGGCGGCGAACACGCCGATGATGCTCAGGTCGGCGATGGTGGACGGTCGCCCGGAGGCGGGCGTCATGGCCTCCGGCCAGGTGACGGGCCTGATTGACGACCTGCCGTCGTGCGCGGAGCTGGTGGAACGCGTGATGGAGGAGGCGGCGAAAACCTTGGACCGACTGGCCGCAGACAGCGTGACGCCCGGCTTCAGCCCGCCCGACGACTGA
- a CDS encoding TetR/AcrR family transcriptional regulator, whose translation MPNPKQSAGEKPAAKKKPQVSPSPERRRELLAIAADVFAEQGYNATTVRKIADAAGMLAGSLYYHFDSKESMLEEILRTFLAELWDGYDTVLQAQLDPRATLEALVTESFREIDRHRAAVAIYQKESRHLVAQQRFQYLSDSQQRFEKAWLTTLERGVAEGVFRGDLDVRLAYRFVRDTVWVAASWYRPGGGHSPEEIARQYLSMVLDGISVRT comes from the coding sequence GTGCCGAACCCGAAACAGAGCGCCGGTGAAAAACCCGCCGCCAAGAAGAAGCCCCAGGTGAGCCCCTCGCCCGAGCGGCGCCGCGAACTGCTCGCCATCGCCGCCGACGTCTTCGCCGAGCAGGGCTACAACGCGACCACGGTCCGCAAGATCGCCGACGCCGCCGGCATGCTCGCCGGCAGCCTCTATTACCACTTCGACTCCAAGGAGTCGATGCTCGAAGAGATCCTCCGCACCTTCCTCGCCGAGCTGTGGGACGGGTACGACACCGTGCTCCAGGCCCAGCTCGACCCCCGCGCCACGCTCGAAGCCCTCGTCACCGAGTCCTTCCGGGAGATCGACCGGCACCGCGCCGCCGTCGCGATCTACCAGAAGGAGTCCAGGCACCTCGTCGCCCAGCAGCGCTTCCAGTACCTGTCGGACTCGCAGCAGCGCTTCGAGAAGGCCTGGCTGACGACGCTGGAACGCGGCGTCGCCGAGGGCGTCTTCCGCGGCGACCTGGACGTCCGCCTCGCCTACCGCTTCGTGCGCGACACCGTCTGGGTCGCCGCGTCCTGGTACCGCCCCGGCGGCGGCCACAGCCCCGAGGAGATCGCCCGCCAGTACCTGTCGATGGTCCTGGACGGCATCTCCGTACGTACGTAG
- a CDS encoding SDR family oxidoreductase, with product MDAPAHAPAYVPAHDLLADRTAVITAAAGAGIGGATARRFLEEGARVVIGDAHAVRTKQSVAVLAEEFGADRIDGVPCDVTDTAQIMALFDLAERRHGGLDIVVNNAGLGGTAELTEMTDEQWDKVIDVTLNGTFRSTRDALRRMRDAARSGEQGGERRGVIVNNASVLGWRAQAGQAHYAAAKAGVMALTRCAALEAAPHGIRVNAVAPSLAMHPHLAKVTSPELLEELTAREAFGRYAEPWEIANVIVFLASGYSSYMTGETVSVSSQHA from the coding sequence ATGGACGCGCCCGCCCACGCACCCGCCTACGTTCCGGCGCACGACCTCCTCGCGGACCGCACCGCCGTGATCACCGCGGCCGCCGGAGCGGGTATCGGCGGCGCCACCGCACGCCGCTTCCTGGAGGAGGGCGCGCGCGTCGTCATCGGCGACGCCCACGCGGTCCGTACGAAACAGTCGGTGGCCGTGCTCGCCGAGGAGTTCGGCGCCGACCGGATCGACGGCGTCCCGTGCGACGTCACCGACACGGCACAGATCATGGCTCTGTTCGACCTCGCCGAGCGGCGCCACGGAGGCCTGGACATCGTGGTGAACAACGCGGGCCTCGGAGGAACCGCCGAGCTCACCGAGATGACCGACGAGCAGTGGGACAAGGTCATCGACGTCACGCTGAACGGCACCTTCCGCTCCACCCGCGACGCCCTGCGCCGCATGCGTGACGCCGCCCGGAGCGGTGAGCAGGGCGGCGAGCGGCGCGGTGTCATCGTGAACAACGCCTCCGTGCTCGGCTGGCGAGCCCAGGCGGGCCAGGCGCACTACGCCGCGGCGAAGGCCGGGGTCATGGCCCTCACCCGGTGCGCCGCCCTCGAAGCGGCCCCTCACGGCATCCGGGTCAACGCCGTCGCACCGAGCCTCGCCATGCACCCCCACCTCGCGAAGGTCACCTCGCCCGAACTCCTCGAAGAGCTCACCGCGCGGGAGGCGTTCGGGCGGTACGCGGAGCCCTGGGAGATAGCCAACGTCATCGTCTTCCTGGCCAGCGGCTACTCCTCGTACATGACGGGGGAGACGGTCTCGGTCAGCAGTCAGCACGCCTAG
- a CDS encoding SDR family oxidoreductase, whose amino-acid sequence MASAAESGLCEGRVVVVTGAGRGLGRAHARAYAAEGARVVVNDLGVAADGSAAGAGDGDGPVSPAHDVVEEIRAAGGDAVAHGGDIATSEGAASLVRTALDTYGRLDTLVNNAGFLRDRMLVNLDEDAWDAVIRVHLKGHFLPLKYAGAHWRAEAKAGRTPRACVVNTSSGAGLLGSVGQGNYSAAKAGILGLTLVAAAELGAYGVRVNAIAPAARTRMTEQTFADTMAAPEEHGAFDAMAPENVSPLVVWLGSTASAGVTGRVFEAEAGRITVMEGWRPGPTADKGARWTPARAGEAALELLAEAEVPGAVYGAR is encoded by the coding sequence ATGGCATCAGCCGCTGAATCCGGCCTTTGCGAAGGCCGCGTCGTGGTCGTCACGGGTGCCGGTCGCGGGCTGGGGCGGGCGCACGCGCGCGCGTACGCGGCCGAGGGCGCCCGCGTCGTCGTCAACGACCTCGGCGTGGCGGCGGACGGGTCGGCGGCGGGCGCCGGGGACGGGGACGGCCCCGTCAGCCCCGCCCACGATGTCGTCGAGGAGATCCGGGCGGCGGGCGGCGACGCCGTCGCGCACGGCGGTGACATCGCGACCTCCGAGGGCGCCGCGTCACTGGTACGGACCGCACTCGACACGTACGGCCGCCTCGACACCCTCGTCAACAACGCGGGGTTCCTCCGCGACCGGATGCTGGTCAACCTCGACGAGGACGCCTGGGACGCCGTCATACGCGTCCACCTCAAGGGACACTTCCTCCCCCTCAAGTACGCGGGGGCGCACTGGCGCGCCGAGGCGAAGGCGGGACGCACCCCTCGCGCGTGCGTGGTCAACACCAGCTCGGGCGCGGGCCTGTTGGGCAGCGTGGGGCAGGGCAACTACAGCGCGGCGAAGGCCGGAATCCTGGGCCTGACCCTGGTGGCCGCCGCCGAACTCGGTGCCTACGGAGTACGCGTCAACGCCATCGCGCCCGCCGCCCGCACCCGTATGACGGAGCAGACCTTCGCCGACACGATGGCCGCCCCGGAGGAGCACGGCGCCTTCGACGCGATGGCTCCGGAGAACGTGTCCCCCCTCGTGGTCTGGCTCGGCTCCACCGCCTCCGCCGGGGTCACCGGCCGCGTCTTCGAGGCCGAGGCCGGCCGCATCACCGTCATGGAGGGCTGGCGCCCGGGCCCCACCGCGGACAAGGGGGCCCGCTGGACCCCGGCGCGGGCGGGCGAGGCGGCACTGGAGCTGCTGGCCGAGGCGGAGGTGCCGGGGGCGGTGTACGGGGCACGGTGA